From a single Francisella halioticida genomic region:
- a CDS encoding IS6 family transposase, producing MIDFTGRHFTKLLILQAVRWYLSYPLSYRHVEELMKERVIKVDHSTINRWVIKYSKELEIVFSNSFRKYGSYISWKMDETYLKLKGKDVYLYRAIDKHGDTLEFMVSEKRDEKASRKFFKKTIGKHGLPDKLNVDKSGANEAALLTINIFLFLLGIWLTYGIEIRQNKYLNNLIEQDHRSIKRLIRPMMGFKSWDSMDSTIAGYELVNMIKKGQHIYAENMTVWDQFYSIAG from the coding sequence ATGATAGATTTCACAGGTAGGCACTTTACCAAATTATTGATACTTCAAGCAGTCAGATGGTATTTATCATATCCATTGAGTTATAGGCATGTAGAAGAACTAATGAAAGAGCGAGTAATTAAGGTAGACCATAGCACTATCAATCGTTGGGTTATCAAATATTCTAAAGAATTAGAGATAGTCTTTAGTAATAGTTTTAGAAAATATGGTAGCTATATAAGCTGGAAGATGGATGAAACCTACCTTAAGCTTAAAGGTAAAGATGTTTATTTATACAGAGCTATAGATAAACACGGAGATACTTTAGAGTTTATGGTTAGTGAAAAAAGAGATGAAAAAGCTTCGCGTAAATTCTTTAAGAAAACTATTGGTAAACATGGTTTACCAGATAAATTAAATGTAGATAAATCAGGAGCCAATGAAGCTGCTTTATTAACTATCAATATTTTTCTATTCTTGCTTGGTATATGGTTAACCTATGGTATAGAGATTAGACAAAACAAATATCTAAATAATTTGATAGAGCAAGATCATAGAAGTATCAAAAGATTGATACGCCCCATGATGGGTTTTAAATCTTGGGATTCTATGGATTCTACTATAGCTGGTTATGAATTAGTAAATATGATTAAAAAAGGTCAGCATATTTACGCTGAAAATATGACTGTTTGGGATCAATTTTATAGCATAGCTGGATAA
- the rdgC gene encoding recombination-associated protein RdgC: protein MFFKNLTAFKITDINIDIFEDSINKLAFIPCSKSQRSTKGFINPFIKGEENCLFRFNHLAAFCLMTQDKLLPAQIINQEAQAYIEELEETRYVGKKEKTEIKEDTEQRLLPQAFSKFKKIYGYLDLTNNYLIIDNVSYNQIADILELLQRCEARFEPVQKDETEILTNWFIDNANPLDVEISDKCKLTSDIGDGVANISCQGSAMLNEQIKSFVEAGGYITELAIVWNEQLAMTVNTKLQFKSIKFLDGIKDLNNNESQEADLLLMSDIFAELIKSMDKWNDE from the coding sequence ATGTTTTTTAAAAACCTAACTGCATTTAAAATTACTGATATTAATATTGATATCTTTGAAGATTCAATTAATAAATTGGCTTTTATACCGTGTAGTAAATCCCAAAGATCAACTAAAGGATTTATAAACCCCTTTATTAAAGGTGAAGAAAACTGTCTTTTTAGATTTAATCATTTAGCGGCTTTTTGTTTAATGACTCAAGACAAACTACTTCCAGCTCAAATTATTAATCAAGAAGCACAAGCATATATAGAAGAGTTAGAAGAAACTCGTTATGTCGGTAAAAAAGAAAAAACTGAAATCAAAGAAGATACTGAGCAAAGACTATTACCCCAAGCATTTAGTAAATTTAAAAAGATCTATGGCTATTTAGATCTTACAAATAACTATTTAATTATTGATAACGTATCTTATAATCAAATAGCTGATATATTAGAATTACTACAAAGATGTGAAGCTAGATTTGAACCAGTACAAAAAGATGAAACAGAAATACTTACTAATTGGTTTATAGACAATGCTAATCCTTTAGATGTTGAGATATCAGACAAATGTAAACTTACTAGTGATATTGGTGACGGTGTAGCTAATATTTCATGTCAAGGATCAGCTATGTTAAATGAGCAAATCAAATCATTTGTAGAAGCTGGTGGATATATCACTGAATTAGCTATAGTCTGGAATGAGCAATTAGCTATGACTGTTAATACTAAACTACAATTTAAATCAATTAAGTTTTTAGATGGAATTAAAGATCTTAATAATAATGAAAGCCAAGAAGCAGATCTACTATTAATGTCTGATATATTCGCTGAATTAATCAAATCAATGGATAAATGGAACGATGAATAA
- a CDS encoding DUF3568 family protein, translating to MNKTTKLFVALGISTLALTSCSNTQMAITGLALAGVATGYLAYNWMNNPDASNAYEKTPKEVTQAVNDILKSSGYTVIKTENNSKDNTHMIEAQNNQGKKVDFAISPVASNPNQAKLYIKGTSFSGVSKAESQILLNKINKKLM from the coding sequence ATGAATAAGACAACAAAACTCTTTGTAGCACTTGGTATATCTACACTAGCATTAACAAGCTGTAGTAATACTCAAATGGCAATTACAGGCTTAGCTTTAGCTGGGGTTGCTACTGGCTATCTAGCTTATAATTGGATGAATAATCCAGATGCATCTAATGCATACGAGAAAACTCCTAAAGAAGTTACACAAGCAGTTAATGATATTTTAAAATCTTCTGGATATACAGTTATTAAAACTGAGAATAATAGTAAAGATAATACTCACATGATAGAAGCCCAAAACAATCAAGGTAAAAAAGTGGATTTTGCTATTAGTCCAGTAGCAAGTAATCCAAATCAAGCAAAACTATATATTAAAGGTACTAGTTTTAGCGGAGTATCAAAAGCAGAATCACAAATACTTTTGAACAAAATAAATAAA